In Gossypium hirsutum isolate 1008001.06 chromosome D01, Gossypium_hirsutum_v2.1, whole genome shotgun sequence, the genomic window TTTCCATTTTCTATTTATTGATTAACGTCTTCAAATTATTGGTTGGTAGCTCTGGAAGAAGTTTAGAGGAAATGATAAGCCTCCTGCTCATTTGGGCTCTAGCAGAGATTATAATGTGGACATGGTCCCTAAGGTGATTTGTCCCCTTAACTTTATGCTGCTTTTCTTCTTTTGCATCCAATATGCTAACATTTTGTTATTGTTTGCGCTAGTTTATGATGGCAAATGGCACTCTTGTGCGTGTTCTTATTCATACGGATGTTACAAAGTATCTTTACTTCAAAGCTGTGGATGGTAGCTATGTTTTCAATAAAGGGAAGGTAGAATACCTCCTTTGGGCATTTCAGTTTGTCTCTGTTTGGgcttcaaaattatatattttgacaATTACCCTCTATTTTTTTGGTTTCTACCCATTGTAATAGGTTCATAAGGTGCCAGCGACTGACATGGAGGCACTCAAGTCTCCACTTATGGGAATATTTGAGAAGCGTCGTGCACGGAAGTTCTTCATATATGTTCAAGATTATGATGAAAAGGATCCTAAAACTCACGAGGGAATGGACTTGACAAGGGTGTCAACTAGGGCACTAATTGCGTAAGGGCCTTTTTCCACTTTATCTAGTCTCCTCTGTCTGTTTCTGTCTTTGGGTATGGTGGGCTAGTATGCACTCACAAAACCTAAGATATTTTCATATGTTTTCTCTCCTTTTAATTAGGCACTCTTTTGGTTTGGAGTAGAGATATCCAATCGTATTTTTTCCCCTTCCCATTTTTCATTTGGACCTGCATCTTTTCTGGACTGCTGCTGCCCTTATCTGCTTGGCACTAGCCCTTAGATAATAGAGCAACCTAAGCCATCTTGCGTGTCTGAAGGTTTTACTCTTTTTGACAGGAAATATGGGCTTGATGATAACACTGTGGATTTCATTGGTCATGCATTGGCACTTCACAGAGATGACCGCTACCTGGATGAACCTGCATTGGATACTGTAAAAAGGATGAAGGTGATTGGTGCCTTGAGTTTGTGGTTTATGCTTGATTGAAATTTCAGCATTATTAGTTATGGCCTAAATTAGTTCTCTGTTATTTTATAGCTTTATGCGGAGTCTCTTGCCCGTTTTCAAGGTGGATCTCCGTACATATATCCACTGTATGGATTAGGCGAGCTGCCTCAGGTTCTTATCACACACACGCACATTCTCTCTCAAGTTTATTTCAACTGCTATGTAGTATAGTGTGAACTTGTTATATTTTTCTGAAATATCTCAGGCTTTTGCACGGCTTAGTGCTGTTTATGGTGGAACATATATGTTGAATAAACCCGAGTGCAAGGTATGTAGCATTGGTTGTTAGATGTTTAATCTCTCTTCCTTCATGCTATTGATGGTTTTCATGAAATTTCTGTGAATGGGATACTTTATATTTGCGTCATTGTGTATTTCCAGGTGGAGTATGACGATGAAGGCAAAGTTTGTGGTGTCACATCTGAAGGTGAAACTGCCAGGTGTAAGAAAGTTGTTTGCGACCCTTCCTACTTGCCAAACAAGGTAGTACCATACTATGCTTTTTCTTTACTTAAGCATTATCTCAATCGGACCCATGGTCTTATGAAGTTCTTCACCTCCATATATTTTAAAGAATGTTGAAGAAAAAACGTTCTCAACGGGTTAACACTcaaaacatttcattttcatgCTGAACCTTTTCTTAGTTGCAGTTGATCTTGGATATCCTCTTCCTATGAGAAGGATGAGATTTCCATAAAACTTGGCCCAGATAAATGAAATTGGCTTGTAATCACCATTTTTCAGGAATGCTTTTAGCAAGACAAAATTCTTCTGTTTTCACTGTCTTATTTTGAATCAAATCAAACCTAGATGCTATGCATTTATGGAAATGATTGCAAAATCTAATTCTGTAGTGGCTTATTTCTGGACTAGTAAAAATGAGGTAGAAGTTGGCTATCtaatgattctcatgaatttgtGTCTACTTGAACAGGTTAGGAAGATCGGCAAGGTTGCTAGGGCAATTGCTATTATGAGTCACCCAATTCCAAACACCAATGATTCTCATTCTGTGCAGATTATCCTGCCACAAAAGCAGTTGGGTCGTAAATCGGATATGTAAGTTCTTATTGGATTTTTTCTTAATAGGAAACTATATTAAAGTCAAATATGGGTGGGTCTCAAAGATTACCATTTATGAATGTTTTCATTTGATTGCACGGATTTATATCCGGCACATTCTTGTCCCTGGTATCCTTGATTCTGTTATAGTGTCCCTTCATAACGCTCTTGGAACAAATAAAGAGaacatttgtttcttttcttcattgTTTTGGGCTTATTTCCTAGGATTGGACCCAGAAAACAAATTTTATTGTTAGATGTTTTAATTACAAGGATTTATAGCTGCTGTTTTTCCCTTGTTTGCTTTGGGAACTGTTCTTTGGATTTAATATTCCAAGAAGAAGGTCAGGAATAATTCAACTTTAGGTTTGTTGTTTTGGAGCTGAGCTTCTGATAATGTTCTGGAAGTATGATCTTCTGAGAGAAATTTGATTTGAAGTCTATGGAAAATTGGAAATGTTTTCTTGCGGGGAAAAATGAAGTTTCAAGAGGATATATTTCATGAAGTGCGTTGGTAATATAAACATTGTGAGATGGCCTGCTTACTTTATACCCAGTGTTGCTGTACATCCAAACACTTCACAGGCACCTTCTGATAGACTAAAccatgaaaaaaatgaaaggctTATATTTGTAAACTTAACCTGGGGCAATTTGAGGGACGGGCCTGGAGAAGTTGAAGATCTCTCATTGCTCTGATCATGATTTCTTTTTGCTGCGCTTttgtttttaatctaattttagGATTGTTGTGTGTCTGAGCAGGTATGTCTTCTGTTGTTCATATTCTCACAATGTTGCTCCAAAGGGCAAATTCATTGCATTTGTTTCAACAGAGGCCGAGACAGATCACCCTGAGAGTGAACTAAAGCCTGGAATTGACCTTCTAGGTCCCGTTGATGAGATATTCTTTGATATCTATGACCGATATGAACCAGTCAACGAACCTTCTCTTGACAATTGTTTCATATCAACAGTGAGTCTTTAGTTCTAGTTTGTTTAAGTGGTCTATTTTCTTTCTGCTCAGAATAATTGTGACTGAATGCTAATTGCTATCTGGTTATCTTTGACAGAGTTATGATgctacaacacattttgaatcaaCTGTCAGTGATGTACTTAACATGTATACCATGATAACTGGAAAGGTAAGCTTTGGTTCATTTTGGTTGTCATTGTTTCCTGTCTATGACCAATCTATTTAGTcccatttaaaaaattaattgtttagATTTCATTCAATCTGGACAGTTTCTGGACTTGGAGTTTCTAGACTAATGCCAAGTCAATCAAATATTTTTGAGCAGGTTCTTGACCTCAGTGTGGATTTGAGTGCTGCTAGTGCTGCGGAAGAATAATTACCCTGAAGCATGGTATTTGCCAATGTTTGTGCTTGTTTAAGCTTCTTAACAGTGTTGAATGTTGCTGGTGGGATTTATGTCTATTACACCATGTTTTTTTTTACTACTCAAGACACTATATTTAATGATTTGATGATATTTAAACGTTTGTTGGAGCTCTGTGTTTTTAGATGAAATACATGAAAACGTCTCTGCTAAGCCTATTTTAAATGACGACTTGCTGCCTGCTTGCTCGGGTGTCATTCATGACAGGAAGCCATTGTAGCATTTGCAATTGCATTTGAATGGATGGGTGCTTTATTGTAGAGAAACAGACCTTTGGTTTAaggtagaattcttagaacagTTTGGTTTCTAGCAAGCAGGGCAGTAACACCATATTCCAACATTATATTATTTGAGACTGTTAGTGGAGGAGTTCACTAACTTCATACTCCAGCATTACATTTGATATACTGGTAGTAGAgcattatattatttgatatatatacCGTTAGTGGTGGAATTCATTTATATTGGtacaaaattagttcaattttatattttttcgtaatttttttatgattaatgttttaataatttaaaggTTGAGCTTActaatttaattgacaaaattgaaattatcatgtcaaattttgaattattttgacatctttatcatattaaataaaaaattatattaataattatttaatagttaaaaattttagataaaaatttatttatttaaaatttgataaattatgtaatataactgtttaattattaaattattaatggtgAAATATGTAAAATTGCGTTAGTTTTACTTTTcactcattttaaaaaataaatatattagtatGGTTTCTGATAGTTTTCATTTGATATGAACGATTAATCAATAAATTGTCACttaaaattgtataattttatggtatgggtaaattacatttaaggtcattaaactattaatagATTTATGTTTTAGCTATTGAAttattagtagatttttgtttgcATTACATACACCAATCAAAaactctcaatttttttttttacaattcaattttttttatgaaacaattttGAATGTTAGAATATGTGAattaaaattcaaacaactttctttcttgatcttcaacacgaataatcaaatcaactaagatctaaggtttttttttttttacttcttgaTAAGTATTGATCAATTGTATGATTATCGAATCATTTCTTAGAGCTCATTAGttggactttaaaaaaaaacttaacaacctaatgacttaaataaaaacttttgaatagtttaatgattaaaatgaaaactCTCGAATAGTTTAAtcactattttgtaattttttgaaattgagtgaCCAGAACATAagtttattaatagtttagtaacTTTGAGTATAATTCATCCtatcttttttaaatattgacACTTAATTTTTGTTGAGGGGTGGTTAGAAGTGATATCAAGAACTATTTTTCATTACTTATTTCACCCTCCAAAAGTTATATTCGTAAAAAAAATGTAGctgttctttttcttctcttcccttttcttctttcttttctttcttcttcccatATTGTATGATATAAAGGATAAAACAAAATATCCGACTACTATGTCTTAGAAATTTATTCTAAGTTATATTGATGCTACTTGATAGAAGATAGGATTTTACCAAATGGCATCTAAGGTCACATGCacatttcttttttctcttaGCATAAaagtttattaataaaataatgttgTGACAATAAGTAGTTGTAACTGGTAGTGCTATGTCAAAGTCCTCCAATATCTAACTCATTCAAAGATGTTCAGCTCAACGACTTTCAACACCAATATATTCTACATCATTTGGATAGAAAAATTGAAGTTAATATCATGTTATATCAAGGCACCAAGTTTGAGCCTATGCACCAAGTTTGAGCCTATAAAAACATTCACTCATAGTGTTCTTTTTATCGTCTATATTGCCTGCTTAACCTACATCGCTGAAACCAACCAAACtcatatttttatcatttgaaaGCCATATACCTAGCTCAACTATGTCATTCACATATCTAACGATCTTTTTTATTGTCTTGAGATGTGATTCTGTTAGTGTCTTAATGGCTGCAAAGCCTTTTTTGTCATTAAGATAGTCTTAGTCAAAGTCCTAGTTTCTAGGGAGATTTTTAGCTTGCTAATAGGAGTAGGAAGCTAAGTTTGTTAGCTTGGTAATAGGAGTAGGAAGTTGAGTTTGTTAGCTTGAGTCATGAATATAAGAATTGCTTGGTTAATGAATTTCATCATCCTTCTCCATTATTAGTTTCTATGCCTTCAGTTACCTCTATGTTGAAACAACATTTGTAGTGAGAGCTTCTTTTTCTTGAGGGACTTGTGAGAGAAACCTTGTGAGAATcctgagagaaaagtgagagataCACTTGTGAGGAATTCAGAAAAATGGAAGAACCAGGATCACACAACCTATTTTTCTTAGCCCCACCTGTGCTTGATAAAGAGAACTATCAAGCATGGGCTGTgagtgttggatctggtgccctaagtatAGTATTTTCATTTAGGTACAAatgaaattttttcgaatagattggttaataaaacaaattcattgattacattaatatactttgtataattgtcatTATATGAATTTTGCAcgcaaagtaaaatggaagcaaatgttgctcattggttgtctaatgtttaacctAATGCTAAGCGGCATTATATGGTCGGATAGTAATACggaaagataacttatattagtagataaacctAAAGATGTCCTTAGTGTACCCGAAAacgagcaaaccaattgaaagactaatatgttgtttatcaagtccaattagatagatgttttgtattgggcatcgaagcggatgactcccaaaagataaagacatagatgtgactggcTGGACTGACAGCACATCGGACTGGACTCAAGCAGGATagatcctgaatctgtttatgaatttattcacttgtgacgtttaaTATTGTGTCATACCTAAATTTTGAGTGGATGATCAACTATGTAtacgtgactcgtatactttgatgtaagtaaaagcctgtgCTCAAATAAATTAGGAACCAAAAGCTGTTGCGTTGGGTATATAACTTTtgcagtatgtagtgtcattcacaaaagtggaattcatagcccgagagatgggtaaatgatatcctctcattagcattagatgattgatgaaaagtaaatgtggtcacgagttgttcgtctttgtgatgaaagacttgattactatttgatagtataTGACTTTTCATGAAAGGAAGATATAATTGTTATCaagagataaaataagatcatattggagaacgaatattatcccaaaaagattaaggatatcatatgagggtaacacacttatgataaagTCATTCGACGAGCACCgatcgagttgctttcgtaatggtatgtcattagggagagcttagttacgatactatagtgaaattacttcgtgactaaatgagtttataattaataagagaaaaattgaaacttaattataaattatttgagccctaattacatatgttcaatcaATCTCaccgctagctcattgaaactaaaaatgaattgcgtgtttgaatcgaaataaacaaaataaataaaaatggagaaatgaaatcatttggaaatgaatgtcgttttctcaaaataaaaatggaaatggaaatgtgaAATAAACAAGGAACCTAATAAAAGATCGAAAGATTGTGTTTATATTTTTGAACTATTATAAagcctgaaaatgaaaataaaccatacgGTTATGATCAACAAGTTGAAtagtgaaatattaaatatattttctcaaaaattttaccaggggtaaaattgttattttttaccAGGGCTAAATTTGagatgagaaatttatttatttaaatgtaggtattaaagtttattttgaaaaatagaaaaacataacCGAGTTGGATCGGATTACAAATTACTGGATCGTAAAGTCtgagaagtactcgtaattggatcCGATATGAGAGAAGCAAAAAATCCTCTCATTGAATATGAATGGGCAACAACTCTAGTAGGAATACCAAGGGTTGTGCCGCCCCCTACTTCTAGTCtaattagaagtttttttttctatttgaaataaatttctacaattcaacaagtgTTCTACTTTATCTCTCTGTAAATAGATAGCACCAATAGAGTTATTTACACAACTTTCAGATATTGTTACTCtaccaaaaaataaagagaatttataCTCAACTATTAAAGTTATTcttcaaaattaaaaacattatgttggtttctatttgagaagagaatttttcatttccacataaaagaaaataaattttctaattctgtgttttgattcaattggttgaAGCCCACCcttgaagcagttcgtggtacgagaataatagagaagatcatttggttgaaagtcgaaAAACGTTAAAGATCCGTCTATCCGAAAACACAGGTACGGCTTTAGTCTAAGTTTTATTACtgtaaatatcacaaatcgggtcatttttcaaaattttaaattctgtGGTGCTAGAAAACTGTTTTCAGATCAAAGTTTTTCCAATAATGAGAATGCAAATATACATAAAGGGCTGTGATTATTGGGAAGCTGACGAGCAAGACTATAAGGTGGCTCCACTTCACAACAATCCAACTATGAACCAAATCAAACTGCACAAGGAAAGAACCACCAGGAAGGCAAAGGCTAAGGGAAAAGCTTATCTTTATGTTGTTTCACCAGTCATATtcaataaaattatgatttttggatcagAAAAGGAGATATGGAACTACCTCAAGGCCGAGTATCAAGGAGATGAAATGATCAAGAGCATGAATGTGTTGAACTTGATCAGAGAATTTGAGAGGCTACAGATGAAAGAATCTGAGTCAATCAAAGAATGCTCAAACAAGCTGGTAGAGATTGCTAACAAGGTAAGGGTTATTGGGATTGATCTCTCTAATGGTAAGTTGATGCAAAAAATACTAGTTTCAATGCCTAAGAAGTATGAAGCAATAATTGCTTCTTTGGAGAACACTAAGGACTTAACTCAATTGAGAATAG contains:
- the LOC107942992 gene encoding guanosine nucleotide diphosphate dissociation inhibitor 2, producing MDEEYDVIVLGTGLKECILSGLLSVDGLKVLHMDRNDYYGGESTSLNLIQLWKKFRGNDKPPAHLGSSRDYNVDMVPKFMMANGTLVRVLIHTDVTKYLYFKAVDGSYVFNKGKVHKVPATDMEALKSPLMGIFEKRRARKFFIYVQDYDEKDPKTHEGMDLTRVSTRALIAKYGLDDNTVDFIGHALALHRDDRYLDEPALDTVKRMKLYAESLARFQGGSPYIYPLYGLGELPQAFARLSAVYGGTYMLNKPECKVEYDDEGKVCGVTSEGETARCKKVVCDPSYLPNKVRKIGKVARAIAIMSHPIPNTNDSHSVQIILPQKQLGRKSDMYVFCCSYSHNVAPKGKFIAFVSTEAETDHPESELKPGIDLLGPVDEIFFDIYDRYEPVNEPSLDNCFISTSYDATTHFESTVSDVLNMYTMITGKVLDLSVDLSAASAAEE